Within the Candidatus Tanganyikabacteria bacterium genome, the region GCCGGGGTGCCGGCGTTTCAGTACCTACTGGCGCTGATGCGAAACGCGGAGGCCGTGGCCGAGCACCCGGCGGATTGGATGCCCTGGAACTACACCGACCAGGGCAGGCCCGACGAGGCGACCAGCTCCCCGGCGTAGCCCACCTGAGGTCGGTCGCTCAGGTCAAGCAGCGCCGCCGAAGGGACACAAGCATTTGCTGGGAAAGCCTTGAGGACTGGACCCGGTTGAGAATCCAGGAGTTCGTCCAAGGGCTCCTCGAGGAGGAGGTCAACGAGCTGCTGGGGCGCCTGAAGTCGCAGCGCAGGGGGGCCGCCGGCGCTTCCACGGGCTACCGGAACGGCTACGGCAAGCCCAGGAAGGTGTCCATGGCAGCCGGGACCATCACCGTCCGTCGGCCGCGGGTGCGCGGGATCGAGGAACGGTTCGAAAGCCGTATCCTGCCGCTGTTCAAGAAACGTACCAAGAAGGTCGGAGACCTGATTCCGGACCTCTACCTGCACGGGCTCTCCGAAGGCG harbors:
- a CDS encoding transposase, producing MRIQEFVQGLLEEEVNELLGRLKSQRRGAAGASTGYRNGYGKPRKVSMAAGTITVRRPRVRGIEERFESRILPLFKKRTKKVGDLIPDLYLHGLSEGDFDLALRGLLGDGAPLSPSSVARLKASWQAEFDTWSRRPLHDLEVVYVWVDGIYVKAGLEKAKAALLVAVAALRDGRKVVL